A window of the Coprobacter fastidiosus genome harbors these coding sequences:
- a CDS encoding PhoH family protein, with the protein MSAKKNFVLDTNVILHDYKCLFNFQDNDIFIPIVVLEELDKFKKGNDQINFNAREFVRELDEITDNHLFTEGALLGPDLGRLSIVVNSTYPEKVKSVFPEKKPDHLILAATLIVRENHPDRKTILVTKDINLRMKARAIGIETEDYINDKVKNIDIFESEHRVLDNVSPEIINAIYKSKDGIPATEISNDPFKSNECFVLESGTSSVLARYVSETGKVRKVIKEKNFGIEPRNAEQTFAFDLLNDPEVKLLALTGKAGTGKTLLALAGALRQNKLYKQILLARPIVALANKDLGYLPGDEKQKIAPYMQPLFDNLNVIKHQFSLESSDYRILQDMQEKGTLVIEALAYIRGRSLSETFCIIDEAQNLTPHEIKTIITRAGEGTKMVFTGDIQQIDSPYLDSQSNGLVYMIDKMQGQALFGHVNLIKGERSRLSELASNLL; encoded by the coding sequence ATGAGTGCCAAAAAAAATTTTGTGTTAGATACGAATGTTATTCTGCACGACTACAAATGCTTGTTTAATTTTCAAGATAATGACATTTTCATTCCCATAGTTGTTTTAGAAGAATTAGACAAATTCAAAAAAGGAAATGACCAAATTAACTTCAATGCTCGGGAATTTGTCCGAGAGCTGGACGAAATTACAGATAACCATTTGTTTACAGAAGGTGCATTATTAGGCCCTGATTTAGGACGATTATCCATTGTTGTCAATAGTACATATCCTGAAAAAGTAAAATCGGTATTTCCGGAAAAGAAACCCGATCATCTTATTTTAGCAGCAACATTAATAGTAAGAGAAAATCATCCTGACAGAAAAACGATTCTGGTAACTAAAGACATAAATTTACGGATGAAAGCCCGAGCTATAGGTATCGAAACTGAAGACTATATAAATGATAAAGTCAAAAATATCGATATTTTCGAATCAGAACATCGGGTATTGGACAATGTCTCTCCAGAAATTATCAATGCCATTTATAAATCTAAAGACGGCATTCCGGCCACAGAAATATCGAATGATCCGTTTAAATCGAACGAATGCTTTGTTTTGGAAAGTGGAACTTCTTCTGTCCTTGCCCGCTATGTCTCCGAAACGGGTAAAGTCCGGAAAGTTATTAAAGAAAAGAATTTCGGCATAGAACCGCGTAATGCAGAACAGACCTTTGCTTTTGATTTGTTAAATGATCCTGAAGTCAAACTCCTTGCTTTAACAGGGAAAGCCGGAACTGGGAAAACACTATTAGCTTTGGCCGGAGCTTTACGACAAAACAAATTGTATAAACAAATTTTATTAGCTCGTCCTATCGTGGCTTTGGCTAATAAAGATTTGGGATACTTACCCGGAGATGAAAAGCAAAAGATAGCCCCTTATATGCAACCTCTATTCGATAATTTAAATGTCATTAAACACCAATTTTCTCTTGAAAGCAGCGATTACAGAATTTTACAAGATATGCAGGAAAAAGGAACATTGGTTATCGAAGCTTTGGCTTATATCCGAGGCCGAAGCCTTTCCGAGACATTTTGTATTATCGACGAAGCTCAAAATTTAACTCCTCATGAAATAAAAACCATTATAACTCGAGCCGGAGAAGGGACAAAAATGGTGTTTACCGGAGATATACAACAGATCGATTCACCTTATTTAGACTCTCAGTCTAACGGATTAGTTTATATGATAGATAAGATGCAAGGACAAGCTTTATTCGGTCATGTAAACTTAATTAAAGGAGAAAGAAGCCGTCTCTCTGAATTGGCTAGTAATTTGCTTTAA
- a CDS encoding co-chaperone GroES codes for MNIRPLADRVLIKPAPAEEKTVGGIIIPDSAKEKPLKGEVIAVGNGTKDEEMVVKPGDRVLYGKYAGTEIELDNDKFLIMRQSDILAIL; via the coding sequence ATGAACATTAGACCTTTAGCAGACAGAGTTTTGATTAAACCAGCGCCTGCAGAAGAAAAAACCGTGGGTGGTATTATTATTCCTGATTCAGCGAAAGAAAAACCCTTGAAAGGCGAAGTTATCGCTGTCGGTAACGGTACTAAAGATGAAGAAATGGTTGTTAAACCGGGTGATCGTGTCCTATATGGCAAGTATGCCGGTACGGAGATCGAACTGGATAATGACAAATTCCTCATTATGCGTCAATCTGACATTTTAGCTATTCTCTAA
- a CDS encoding metallophosphoesterase family protein gives MKRIGLLSDTHAYWDERYIKYFSECDEIWHAGDIGSMEIVDKFQSFKPFRAVYGNIDGQDIRAIYSKHLRFTVEGADIWMTHIGGYPGKYDREVIPEIYRNPPDLFISGHSHILKVLYDKTLKLLHINPGAAGKYGFHKKRTLVRFTIDNKMFKDLEVIELGEK, from the coding sequence ATGAAAAGGATAGGATTATTGTCTGATACACATGCTTATTGGGATGAGAGATATATTAAATATTTTTCGGAATGTGATGAGATATGGCATGCCGGAGATATAGGGTCTATGGAAATTGTCGATAAGTTTCAATCATTTAAGCCATTCCGTGCGGTTTACGGTAATATTGACGGACAAGATATACGGGCTATATATTCGAAACATCTTCGTTTTACCGTAGAAGGTGCAGATATATGGATGACTCATATTGGGGGATATCCCGGTAAATATGACAGAGAAGTTATCCCCGAAATTTATAGAAATCCTCCGGATTTATTTATATCCGGACATTCTCACATACTAAAGGTTTTATATGATAAAACTTTAAAGCTTTTACATATAAATCCGGGAGCTGCCGGTAAATATGGTTTCCATAAAAAAAGGACATTGGTGCGTTTCACAATTGATAATAAAATGTTTAAAGATTTGGAGGTGATAGAATTAGGAGAAAAATAA
- the groL gene encoding chaperonin GroEL (60 kDa chaperone family; promotes refolding of misfolded polypeptides especially under stressful conditions; forms two stacked rings of heptamers to form a barrel-shaped 14mer; ends can be capped by GroES; misfolded proteins enter the barrel where they are refolded when GroES binds) — MAKEIKFNIDARDELKKGVDALANAVKVTLGPKGRNVIIEKKFGVPHITKDGVSVAKEIELEDSFQNMGAQLVKEVASKTGDDAGDGTTTATVLAQSIVNVGLKNVTAGANPMDLKRGIDKAVAKVVESIKAQSEEVGDDFEKIESVARISANNDSEIGQLIAEAMKKVKKEGVITVEEAKGTDTTVEIVEGMQFDRGYISPYFVTNTEKMECEMENPYILIFDKKISSLKEMLPILEATAQSGRPLLIIAEDVDSEALATLVVNRLRGSLKICAVKAPGFGDRRKEMLEDIAVLTGGVVISEEKGLKLDGATIDMLGRAEKVTVDKENTTIVNGLGNKDTIASRVAQIKAQIEKTTSDYDREKLQERLAKLAGGVAVLYIGAASEVEMKEKKDRVDDALSATRAAIAEGIVPGGGVAYIRAIPSLEGLKGDNDDETTGIEIVKRAIEEPLRQIVDNAGVEGAVVLQKVKDGKGDFGYNARTNTYENFFAAGVIDPAKVTRVALENAASIAGMFLTTECVIADKKEENPAPMPAPGMGGMGGMM, encoded by the coding sequence ATGGCAAAAGAAATTAAATTCAATATCGATGCCCGCGATGAATTGAAAAAGGGTGTTGACGCTTTGGCAAATGCGGTAAAAGTAACTTTAGGCCCGAAAGGTCGTAATGTGATTATTGAAAAAAAATTCGGTGTTCCCCACATTACTAAAGACGGTGTATCAGTAGCTAAAGAAATTGAATTGGAAGATTCATTTCAAAATATGGGAGCTCAGTTGGTGAAAGAAGTAGCATCAAAAACCGGAGACGATGCAGGTGACGGTACTACTACTGCAACAGTTTTAGCACAATCTATTGTTAATGTAGGTTTGAAAAACGTAACAGCAGGAGCTAATCCCATGGATTTGAAACGAGGAATAGATAAAGCTGTTGCTAAAGTTGTAGAAAGTATTAAAGCTCAATCAGAGGAAGTGGGCGATGATTTCGAAAAGATCGAATCGGTAGCTCGTATTTCTGCTAATAATGACAGTGAAATCGGTCAGTTGATTGCAGAAGCGATGAAGAAAGTAAAAAAAGAAGGTGTAATTACGGTCGAAGAGGCTAAAGGCACTGATACTACGGTAGAAATCGTAGAAGGTATGCAGTTTGATCGTGGATATATTTCTCCATATTTTGTAACGAATACAGAAAAAATGGAGTGTGAAATGGAAAATCCTTATATCCTGATTTTCGATAAGAAAATTTCTTCTTTAAAAGAAATGCTGCCTATTCTGGAAGCGACTGCACAATCGGGACGTCCTTTATTAATCATTGCTGAAGATGTTGATAGCGAAGCTCTGGCAACTTTGGTTGTAAACCGTTTACGTGGTTCTTTGAAGATATGTGCCGTTAAAGCTCCGGGATTTGGAGACCGTCGTAAAGAAATGCTTGAAGATATTGCCGTACTGACTGGTGGAGTTGTTATATCCGAAGAAAAAGGCTTAAAACTGGATGGTGCGACGATCGATATGTTAGGTCGTGCGGAAAAAGTAACAGTTGATAAAGAAAATACTACTATTGTAAACGGTTTGGGAAATAAAGATACTATCGCTTCTCGGGTAGCTCAGATCAAGGCTCAGATCGAAAAAACAACTTCGGATTATGATCGGGAAAAACTACAAGAACGTTTGGCAAAACTTGCGGGCGGTGTTGCTGTTTTGTATATCGGTGCGGCTTCAGAAGTTGAAATGAAAGAGAAAAAAGACCGTGTAGATGATGCTTTAAGCGCCACTCGTGCTGCAATTGCTGAAGGTATTGTTCCCGGTGGTGGAGTTGCCTATATTCGTGCAATTCCTTCTCTTGAAGGCTTGAAGGGCGATAATGATGATGAAACTACAGGTATCGAGATTGTTAAACGGGCAATTGAAGAACCGCTTCGTCAGATCGTCGATAATGCAGGTGTAGAAGGAGCTGTCGTACTTCAGAAAGTAAAAGACGGTAAGGGTGATTTCGGGTATAATGCTCGTACGAACACATATGAAAACTTCTTTGCTGCTGGTGTTATTGACCCGGCTAAGGTTACGCGTGTAGCTCTTGAGAATGCCGCATCGATTGCCGGAATGTTCTTAACTACAGAATGTGTTATTGCTGATAAGAAGGAGGAAAATCCTGCACCTATGCCTGCTCCGGGAATGGGCGGAATGGGAGGCATGATGTAA
- a CDS encoding YIP1 family protein, giving the protein MFKNIVSSLFALVAAPGKAWQSISSKEESQATFLNGYLYPIMGITALSVFVNLFNDQFTLEKALKLMTIDFVKFFVGFYIASFLIDELLQKFFDREKNPKQVQLFVGYTLSVYMLITIFLNLFMGMFSFLRFAPLYIIYVIWEGSKYYMDINENKRLIFVVLSSLILIFSPDIIERFMFILMPGLGN; this is encoded by the coding sequence ATGTTTAAGAATATCGTATCCAGTTTGTTCGCTTTGGTTGCTGCCCCTGGTAAGGCATGGCAGAGCATATCTTCAAAAGAAGAAAGTCAGGCAACGTTTTTAAACGGATATTTGTATCCGATTATGGGAATAACGGCTCTTTCAGTTTTTGTGAATTTGTTCAACGATCAGTTTACATTGGAGAAAGCATTAAAACTGATGACAATTGATTTTGTCAAATTTTTTGTAGGATTTTATATTGCATCTTTTTTAATAGATGAATTGCTACAAAAATTTTTTGATAGAGAAAAGAATCCCAAACAAGTACAGTTATTTGTCGGTTACACTTTAAGTGTATATATGTTGATAACGATTTTTCTCAATTTATTTATGGGAATGTTTTCTTTTTTACGATTTGCTCCTTTATACATCATCTATGTTATATGGGAGGGATCTAAATACTATATGGATATCAATGAAAATAAGCGTCTGATATTTGTCGTTTTATCATCATTGATTCTTATATTTTCTCCGGATATCATTGAACGTTTTATGTTCATTTTAATGCCGGGATTAGGAAATTAA
- a CDS encoding TonB-dependent receptor plug domain-containing protein gives MRKVIQHIYSVVFLFCIVFSVHAGSSLKDTLDIQEVVVTATKTRVNKNNTPLSISVVTRQEIERSSESALLPVLSQRVPGLFVTQRGITGFGVSTGSAGTVNIRGVGSGNKVLMLFDGQPQWAGIYGHSLPDTYVASDVDKVEVIRGPGSLLYGSNAMGGVVNIITRSQHEEGVSTHARAMYGSYNTQKYMINNGVRSGKFNSFISLNHDRTDGHRDNSKFNITNGFVKIGYDISSHYSVVGDISAAYYDLRNPGKDTDPLLDGWMHIWRGIASVGVENKYQKYSGAIRAFYSWGNHKINDGHEADEAAKDYLFRSTDFNYGVQAYESFFIIPNNQFTLGVDYKNWGGNAWNAFFSGERKDIITDKSVHELAGYAIMQQEFWNQFTLNAGVRYEHNSTYGSEWVPQAGFTWRPFWGNSIKASFSKGFRSPNMRELYITFGPGNKANADLNPESMLNYEVSIGQYFWNNRIHAEVTAFYIDGKNMIQVDPQSGQLENVGKFYNKGIELDADIQVLRNLRFSTNYSFLHTNKEIVAAPKHKWFLEGLYTWKNLSITLNMQSIFGLYVSNLMKSEDYTLLNGRIAYKIGNKKQNITLFVKGENLTNTKYTINEGYPMPGAIAMGGFDFKF, from the coding sequence ATGAGAAAAGTTATTCAACACATTTATTCAGTTGTATTTTTATTTTGTATCGTTTTTTCTGTTCATGCAGGATCATCGTTAAAGGATACATTGGATATACAAGAAGTTGTTGTCACCGCGACAAAAACGAGAGTGAACAAAAACAATACACCTTTGTCTATTTCTGTAGTCACTCGTCAAGAGATTGAGCGCAGTAGTGAATCTGCTTTACTTCCGGTTTTATCTCAAAGAGTACCCGGACTATTTGTTACTCAGCGGGGAATTACCGGCTTCGGGGTATCTACCGGGTCTGCTGGAACAGTAAATATAAGAGGTGTAGGAAGTGGTAACAAGGTGCTTATGCTATTCGACGGGCAACCTCAATGGGCAGGAATTTATGGACATAGTCTTCCTGACACTTATGTTGCATCTGATGTAGATAAAGTAGAGGTGATACGTGGGCCGGGATCGCTTCTATATGGATCTAATGCGATGGGAGGGGTTGTGAATATAATCACCCGAAGTCAACATGAAGAGGGAGTCAGTACTCATGCGAGAGCAATGTACGGCTCTTATAATACTCAGAAATACATGATCAATAATGGCGTGAGGTCGGGAAAATTTAATAGTTTTATTTCCCTGAATCATGATCGTACGGACGGACATCGTGATAATTCGAAATTTAATATTACGAACGGATTTGTAAAAATTGGTTATGATATTTCTTCTCATTATAGTGTTGTCGGAGATATTAGTGCCGCATATTACGATTTAAGGAATCCCGGAAAGGATACCGATCCGTTATTAGACGGTTGGATGCATATATGGCGTGGAATCGCATCTGTGGGAGTTGAAAATAAATATCAGAAATATTCCGGAGCAATAAGGGCTTTTTATAGTTGGGGAAATCATAAGATCAATGATGGACATGAAGCCGATGAAGCAGCAAAAGATTATTTGTTTCGTTCAACGGACTTCAATTACGGTGTACAGGCGTATGAATCATTTTTTATTATTCCGAATAATCAATTTACATTAGGGGTCGATTATAAGAATTGGGGTGGAAATGCGTGGAATGCCTTTTTTTCAGGAGAAAGAAAAGACATTATTACGGATAAAAGTGTACATGAATTGGCCGGATATGCGATAATGCAACAAGAATTTTGGAATCAGTTCACTCTAAATGCAGGAGTCCGTTATGAACATAACAGTACATACGGCAGTGAGTGGGTGCCGCAAGCAGGATTTACATGGAGACCTTTTTGGGGAAATTCTATTAAAGCTTCTTTTTCGAAAGGGTTTCGTAGTCCTAATATGCGAGAACTTTATATTACATTCGGACCTGGAAATAAAGCGAATGCGGATTTGAATCCAGAGAGCATGTTGAATTACGAGGTGTCTATCGGACAATATTTTTGGAACAATCGGATACATGCAGAAGTAACGGCATTTTATATCGATGGTAAAAATATGATTCAAGTTGATCCACAGTCGGGACAGCTTGAGAATGTCGGAAAGTTTTATAATAAGGGTATTGAATTGGACGCAGATATTCAGGTTTTACGAAATTTACGCTTTTCTACAAATTATAGTTTTTTACATACCAATAAGGAAATTGTTGCTGCTCCTAAACATAAATGGTTTTTAGAAGGCTTATATACGTGGAAAAATTTAAGTATAACATTAAATATGCAGTCGATATTCGGTTTATATGTCAGTAATTTAATGAAGAGCGAAGATTATACTCTTCTGAATGGACGTATTGCCTATAAAATAGGAAATAAAAAACAGAATATTACGTTGTTTGTAAAAGGGGAAAATTTGACAAATACGAAATATACCATTAATGAAGGATATCCGATGCCGGGTGCTATAGCAATGGGAGGATTTGATTTTAAATTTTAA
- a CDS encoding ABC transporter permease yields MNLELFIAKKIHFNKDGRKKVSPPAIRIATLGVALGLAIMIISVAIVVGFKHEVSGKVIGFSSHIQISGFSNNSSFETLPIGVSDSLQAALKQNPEILYIENFATKPGILKTDNEFLGIALKGVDKNYDWSFFEKNLLAGVPPHLSDSAISNEILISHYIANKLHLEAGDQILCYFIDDNIRARKFEITGIYQTNFTEYDKLFIIGDVRHVQKLNRWGTDQFSGIEVKLRDFSKLDEVTENLYFDLMNCTDRYGEHYFVRSVRELNPQLFNWLDLLDMNVWVILILMAVVAGFTMISGLLIIILERTNMIGILKALGATNYSIRKIFIYISIFLVGKGMIWGNIIGILLCLLQAHFKLIKLDPDVYYIPAVPIELNFGYILILNISCLVISLLMLIGPSYLVSLIRPAKSIKFE; encoded by the coding sequence ATGAACTTAGAGCTATTTATAGCAAAAAAAATACATTTCAATAAAGACGGAAGAAAAAAAGTTTCTCCTCCAGCTATTCGTATCGCAACCTTAGGAGTAGCTTTAGGATTAGCTATAATGATTATATCCGTAGCTATTGTTGTCGGATTTAAGCATGAGGTCAGCGGTAAAGTAATAGGGTTCAGTTCACATATCCAAATCAGCGGTTTCTCAAACAATTCATCTTTTGAAACATTGCCTATCGGAGTTTCCGATAGTTTACAAGCCGCATTAAAACAAAATCCTGAAATTTTATACATTGAAAATTTCGCAACTAAGCCGGGTATATTGAAGACCGATAATGAATTTTTAGGAATAGCTCTTAAGGGTGTAGATAAAAATTATGATTGGTCTTTTTTTGAAAAGAATCTTTTGGCAGGTGTTCCTCCTCACCTCTCCGATTCGGCTATTTCAAATGAAATATTAATATCTCATTATATTGCAAACAAACTACATTTAGAAGCCGGAGATCAAATACTTTGTTATTTTATAGATGACAATATCAGAGCTAGAAAATTTGAGATTACAGGAATATATCAGACCAATTTTACCGAATACGATAAGCTCTTTATTATCGGAGATGTTCGTCATGTTCAAAAACTTAATAGATGGGGAACTGATCAATTTAGTGGTATTGAAGTGAAATTACGAGATTTTTCAAAATTGGACGAAGTAACAGAAAATCTCTATTTCGATTTAATGAATTGTACAGACCGATATGGAGAACATTATTTTGTTCGTTCTGTCCGAGAATTGAATCCACAGTTATTTAATTGGCTGGATTTGTTGGATATGAATGTATGGGTAATTCTTATTTTGATGGCCGTTGTTGCCGGTTTTACGATGATTTCGGGCTTATTAATTATTATTTTGGAACGGACCAACATGATTGGCATATTAAAAGCCTTAGGGGCAACCAACTACTCTATTCGCAAAATCTTTATTTATATTTCGATCTTCTTAGTCGGAAAAGGTATGATATGGGGTAATATAATAGGAATACTATTATGCCTGCTACAAGCCCATTTTAAACTTATCAAATTAGATCCTGATGTGTATTATATTCCGGCAGTTCCTATCGAATTGAATTTCGGGTATATACTCATCTTGAATATCAGTTGTCTGGTGATTTCTTTATTAATGCTTATCGGACCTTCTTATTTGGTCTCTCTCATACGACCAGCAAAATCGATTAAATTCGAATAA
- the nikR gene encoding nickel-responsive transcriptional regulator NikR produces MGLKRFGVSLDESLLESLDLFVVNNGFTNRSQAIRFLVEKNIAETKWLCNHVVAGTIIIMYDQSKKDISVKIEEIQQAYQQVILSSSQYYLNSNFCLHIATVTGEAYKLTELSDKLIAIKGIKHGKLVMSRAD; encoded by the coding sequence ATGGGATTAAAACGTTTCGGAGTTTCTTTGGATGAAAGTTTATTAGAGTCTCTTGATTTATTTGTCGTTAATAACGGTTTTACAAATAGATCTCAGGCAATCAGATTTTTGGTTGAAAAAAATATTGCAGAGACTAAATGGCTATGTAATCATGTCGTAGCCGGAACAATCATTATCATGTATGATCAGAGTAAGAAAGATATTTCCGTAAAAATTGAGGAAATACAGCAAGCGTATCAGCAGGTTATTTTATCATCTTCTCAATATTACCTCAATAGCAATTTTTGCCTTCATATTGCGACGGTAACCGGAGAAGCTTATAAGTTGACAGAACTTTCGGACAAACTGATTGCAATAAAAGGCATAAAGCATGGAAAGCTTGTGATGAGTAGAGCAGATTAA
- a CDS encoding TlpA disulfide reductase family protein, with product MYRIILSIIGIGLILCGCSSNIPSSYELNGEVYNSRFNGKTIYLSKVDGDELTNIDSTLVEVNKFCLKGVQDVPTVCYLRFREDHLLPEYVPVTFILENGTINVQITKSDSKATGTVLNDSLFSFQKSMDKYEKQLTRIEARYKKMIADSTINKETEKQIYEEYNSEEKANLEFIKKVIGQNLNNILGAYIFNLNRNRLADKDIEIILQKAGSTFKNQPDIRLISERIRRLNNISVGKMFKNFDSQDIQGRRKSLSEYAGRGKFLIVGFWASISPSSRIEMKNLIEIHKKYKYKGIDIISVSLDTDSLSWIENIERYNLTCPHLSDFKGWESDAVKAYEINKIPYILLLNPDGSIAAKETDTNCLKEKLKELFD from the coding sequence ATGTACAGAATTATATTATCTATAATTGGCATTGGTCTTATTTTATGTGGATGCAGTAGTAATATTCCGAGCTCTTATGAATTGAACGGTGAAGTTTATAATTCTCGATTTAATGGAAAGACTATATATCTTTCTAAAGTGGACGGAGATGAGCTTACGAATATAGATAGTACCTTAGTCGAGGTGAATAAGTTCTGTTTAAAGGGCGTTCAAGATGTTCCGACAGTTTGTTATTTACGTTTTAGGGAAGATCACTTGTTACCGGAATATGTACCAGTAACGTTTATATTAGAAAACGGAACAATAAATGTTCAAATTACAAAATCAGATTCTAAAGCAACAGGAACGGTATTGAATGATTCTCTTTTTTCATTTCAAAAGTCTATGGATAAGTATGAAAAGCAGCTTACTCGTATAGAAGCTCGATATAAAAAGATGATAGCTGACAGTACGATAAATAAAGAGACCGAGAAGCAAATATACGAAGAGTATAATTCTGAGGAAAAAGCAAATCTGGAGTTTATTAAGAAGGTTATAGGACAGAATCTGAATAATATATTAGGTGCTTATATTTTTAATTTAAATCGAAATAGATTAGCGGACAAGGATATTGAAATTATTTTGCAAAAAGCCGGATCTACATTTAAAAATCAACCGGATATAAGACTTATTTCCGAAAGAATCAGACGATTGAATAATATATCTGTAGGGAAAATGTTCAAAAATTTTGATTCTCAGGATATTCAAGGAAGAAGAAAATCTTTATCTGAATATGCTGGACGAGGAAAATTTTTGATTGTAGGTTTTTGGGCATCTATATCTCCTTCAAGCCGAATAGAAATGAAAAATCTAATAGAGATACACAAAAAATATAAATACAAGGGTATTGACATTATTAGTGTATCTTTAGATACGGATTCTTTATCTTGGATAGAAAATATAGAACGATATAATTTAACTTGTCCACATTTATCGGATTTTAAAGGATGGGAGAGTGATGCCGTCAAAGCTTATGAAATTAATAAAATACCTTATATCCTCCTATTAAACCCAGATGGAAGTATTGCAGCAAAAGAAACAGATACTAATTGCTTAAAAGAGAAATTGAAAGAATTATTTGATTGA
- a CDS encoding pyridoxal phosphate-dependent aminotransferase, which yields MPKISNRGEIMPASPIRKLVPLANKAKQKGIKVYHLNIGQPDLPTPEIGLDAARHLDRKILEYSPSEGILSFREKLVEYYAKFNIQVNADDIIITTGGSEAVLFSFLACLDPGDEIIVPEPAYANYMAFAISAGATIKTLPSSINEGFALPAIDKFEALITERTRGILICNPNNPTGYLYTQKEMNQIRDLVKKYDLFLFSDEVYREFCYTGAPYISAFHLKGIEDHVVLIDSVSKRYSECGIRIGALITKHKELKKNVMKFCQARLSPPLIGQLIAEASLGAPSDYLLDTYNEYVERRKFLIDGINRIPGCYSPIPMGAFYTMAKLPVDDADKFCAWCLEHFEYEGQTVFMAPGSGFYTTPGLGKNEVRLAYVLKKEDLANALIVLSKALESYPGRTI from the coding sequence ATGCCGAAAATATCTAATCGCGGTGAAATAATGCCCGCTTCCCCAATTCGAAAATTAGTCCCGTTAGCAAATAAAGCTAAACAAAAAGGAATAAAAGTATATCACTTGAACATAGGACAACCGGATTTACCGACTCCGGAAATAGGACTGGATGCTGCCCGGCATTTAGATCGCAAAATTTTAGAATATAGCCCAAGCGAAGGAATTCTAAGTTTTCGTGAGAAACTTGTCGAATACTACGCCAAATTTAATATTCAGGTAAATGCTGATGATATTATCATTACTACGGGAGGTTCAGAAGCAGTCTTGTTTTCTTTTTTAGCATGCCTTGATCCGGGAGATGAAATAATCGTTCCCGAACCCGCATATGCAAATTATATGGCGTTTGCAATTTCAGCAGGGGCAACAATTAAGACACTCCCCTCTTCTATCAATGAAGGTTTTGCATTACCTGCAATAGATAAATTTGAAGCCTTGATTACAGAACGAACCCGTGGAATACTGATTTGCAATCCTAATAATCCGACAGGTTACCTATATACCCAAAAAGAGATGAACCAAATAAGGGATTTGGTAAAAAAATATGATTTGTTTCTCTTTTCTGACGAAGTATATAGAGAGTTTTGTTATACCGGAGCTCCTTACATTTCGGCTTTTCATTTAAAAGGAATAGAAGATCATGTTGTATTAATTGACTCTGTATCAAAACGATATAGTGAATGTGGAATTCGTATTGGAGCTTTGATAACAAAACATAAAGAGTTGAAAAAAAATGTGATGAAATTTTGTCAGGCACGTTTAAGTCCGCCTCTTATCGGACAATTAATTGCCGAAGCATCTCTCGGTGCACCATCAGACTATTTGCTGGATACATATAATGAATATGTAGAACGTCGTAAATTCCTCATAGACGGAATTAATCGTATTCCCGGTTGTTATTCACCGATTCCCATGGGTGCATTTTACACAATGGCAAAGCTACCGGTTGATGATGCGGATAAATTTTGTGCTTGGTGTCTTGAACATTTCGAGTATGAAGGGCAAACCGTATTTATGGCTCCCGGATCTGGATTTTATACGACTCCGGGATTAGGTAAAAATGAGGTCCGGTTAGCATATGTCCTAAAAAAAGAAGATTTAGCGAATGCTTTGATTGTATTAAGTAAAGCATTGGAATCTTATCCCGGTAGAACTATATGA